GTAATAATTTTTGCAATGGCATAGGCTATGGTGTTAGGCATTATTTGCCCATGACAAGAAAAATGCTGAGTATAATTTAAAAAAAAATACTTCAATTACAAATTTTTGATTTTTCCAATGACATCCCAAAGGACGATGCCCATGGATACAGAGATGTTCAATGAATGCTTGGTGCCGTATTGGGGAATTTCAATGACTTGATCGGATGAGGCTACGACTTCTTCCTCAACACCGAAAACTTCGTTGCCGAAAACAAGCGCGTATTTTTCGCCTTTGGAAGGAGTGAAATCATCAAGAGATACGCTTTGGTCCGCTTGTTCCACAGAAAGGATCTTGAAGCCTTCGCTTCTCAAGCTTTTCAAGGCATCGGATGTGCTGTCATGATATTCCCAAGCTACAGAATCTTGGGCGCCAAGAGCCGTTTTGTGAATATCTCTATGAGGGGGCGTTCCTGTGATGCCGCATAGAAGTATTTTTTCGACCAAAAACGCATCCCCGGTTCTGAAAGCGGAACCCACATTGTTAAGGCTTCTGACATTGTCCAATACGATAACAACTGGTTTCTTTTCTTTGGTTTTGAATTCTTCCACAGAAATTCTGTCAAGTTCCTCGTTTTTAAGTTTTCTCATGGCTTTGCTGTTAATTCAATTCGCAATTTAGCCTATTCTCTCAAAAATTTATAAATAAACGACCCGCTTTCTTTAAATCTTTACATTTAGATAGGCAAAGTGTTCATTCATAGAATATAACCATTAAATTTGCGTTTTGCCCGCGCTAAAATGAAAGCGCGGGAGGCAATTTAGAGGCGCTAAGACACGATTCAATTATGGCAAAAACGAGCAAGTCGAAGAAGGCCGCGGGGGGCAAGGAAACTCCGCTGATGAGGCAGTACAATGAGATCAAGAAAAAATATCCAGGAGCTTTGCTTCTTTTCAGAGTGGGCGATTTTTATGAAACTTTTGGCGAAGACGCTGTCAAAGCCAGCAAGGTATTGGAAATCGTCTTGACAAAAAGGGGCGCAGGATCATCTTCCGAGACAGAACTTGCCGGCTTTCCTCATCATTCCCTTGACTCTTACTTGCCTAGATTGGTGAGAGCGGGGTATCGAGTGGCTATTTGCGATCAGCTGGAAGACCCTAAGTCTGTGAAAGGCATTGTGAAAAGGGGAGTTACGGAACTGGTGACTCCGGGACTAGCGATTAACGACAATGTGCTTGAGCAAAAAAGCAACAACTTCTTGGCTTCCGTTTATTTTGGGAA
The Aureibacter tunicatorum DNA segment above includes these coding regions:
- a CDS encoding TrmH family RNA methyltransferase; amino-acid sequence: MRKLKNEELDRISVEEFKTKEKKPVVIVLDNVRSLNNVGSAFRTGDAFLVEKILLCGITGTPPHRDIHKTALGAQDSVAWEYHDSTSDALKSLRSEGFKILSVEQADQSVSLDDFTPSKGEKYALVFGNEVFGVEEEVVASSDQVIEIPQYGTKHSLNISVSMGIVLWDVIGKIKNL